One region of Chanodichthys erythropterus isolate Z2021 chromosome 17, ASM2448905v1, whole genome shotgun sequence genomic DNA includes:
- the LOC137004853 gene encoding nuclear factor 7, ovary-like codes for MASLNVSADELSCAVCCEIFKAPVVLSCSHSFCKECLQQFWRTKKTQECPVCSRRSSRDDPPCNLVLKNLCESFLTERNERRSSGSEDEVCSLHSEKLKLFCLEDEQPVCLVCRDSQKHINHSFRPISEVVPAYKKEHNTALKSLQEKLKHKESIKGKFEKTVQHIKSQAEHTEQQIKQQFEKLHQFLRDEEEATITALREEEEQKKQMMKEKLEEMNRHISALSYTIKDMEEMMKASDVCFLKEFPVSVERVQISQPDPQMPSGALIHVPRYLGNLPFRVWKKMQDIVQNSPVILDPNTANPRLVVSDDLTSVRWSENKQPLPDNPERFDIYECVLGSEGFNSGTHRWDVEVKESSAWSLGVTTASNHRKGWDRNTDVWWVQYGLGERFGFPVEQKLDCVSVDLDYDRGTVSFSDPVTKTHLHTFTTTFTDTVFPFFYTLYPLRMLPDTSQ; via the exons ATGGCTTCACTAAATGTATCTGCAGACGAACTTTCTTGTGCCGTGTGCTGCGAAATCTTCAAGGCTCCTGTTGTTTTATCATGTAGTCACAGTTTCTGTAAAGAGTGTCTTCAACAGTTCTGGAGAACCAAGAAAACTCAGGAGTGTCCTGTCTGCAGTAGGAGATCCTCAAGAGATGATCCTCCATGTAATCTTGTGTTAAAAAACTTGTGTGAGTCGTTCCTGACGGAGAGAAATGAGAGGCGCTCATCAGGGTCTGAGGACGAGGTCTGCAGTTTACACAGTGAGAAACTCAAACTCTTCTGTCTGGAGGACGAACAGCCTGTGTGTTTAGTGTGCAGAGATTCGCAGAAACACATCAATCACTCATTCAGACCCATCAGTGAAGTTGTTCCTGCATATAAG AAGGAGCACAATACAGCATTGAAGTCCTTACAAGAGAAACTTAAACACAAAGAAAGTATTAAAGGAAAGTTTGAGAAAACAGTTCAGCACATCAAG TCTCAAGCTGAGCACACAGAGCAGCAGATTAAACAGCAGTTTGAGAAGCTTCATCAGTTTCTCAGAGATGAAGAAGAAGCTACAATCACTGCACTGAGGGAGGAAGAGGAGCAGAAGAAGCAGATGATGAAGGAGAAGCTGGAGGAGATGAACAGACACATCTCAGCTCTTTCATACACAATCAAAGACATGGAGGAGATGATGAAAGCCAGTGACGTCTGCTTTCTGAAG GAGTTTCCAGTCTCAGTGGAAAG AGTACAGATCTCACAGCCGGATCCACAGATGCCTTCTGGAGCTTTGATTCATGTGCCACGTTACTTGGGCAACCTGCCGTTCAGAGTCTGGAAGAAGATGCAGGACATCGTCCAAAACA GTCCTGTGATCCTGGATCCAAACACTGCAAATCCACGTCTCGTCGTGTCTGATGATCTGACCAGTGTAAGATGGAGCGAGAACAAACAGCCGCTTCCTGATAATCCCGAGAGATTTGACATCTACGAGTGTGTTCTGGGGTCAGAGGGTTTTAACTCAGGAACACACCGCTGGGATGTGGAGGTTAAAGAGAGTTCAGCCTGGAGTCTTGGAGTAACTACAGCATCAAACCACAGGAAGGGATGGGACAGGAACACTGATGTCTGGTGGGTGCAGTATGGACTGGGTGAGCGGTTTGGTTTTCCTGTTGAACAGAAGCTTGATTGTGTGAGTGTTGATCTGGACTATGACAGAGGAACAGTGTCATTCTCTGACCCTGTTACTAAAACACatctacacacattcacaaccACCTTCACTGACACAGTCTTTCCATTCTTTTATACTCTTTACCCTCTCAGGATGCTACCGGACACTAGTCAGTAA